The DNA sequence TCTCGCTCGGCTCGACGCGGACCCAGTGGTAGCCGCGCTCGCGATAGGCCGCCTCGACCTGCAGCGCGCTCGCCTCCTGCTCGACCTCGTCGGCCGAGCCGCTCGTCTCGAAGGTGAGCCGCGATCGAAGCGCGGACGGCGAGACCGCCTGGCGCCCCTCGAACTCCACCCGGAAGCGAGGGCCGGCGGCCACCTGGATGTCGAGGTTCACGCGGTTGGTGCCCGGCTGCCAGTCGGGCTTGCCCGCGGTCAAGCGGCCCGTGAAGTACCCTTCGTGGCGCAGCCGCTCCTCGGCGGCGCGCACGCGGTCCCGCACCAGCGACTCGCGGTAGGCCTTGCCCTCGCGGAGATCGAGCGCCTTGCGCAGCTGGTCGACGGGCAGCCCCGTCTCGCCCAGCAGGCGCACCTCGCCGATCTTCGCCTGCTCGCCTCCGTTCAGGATGACGGTCACGTCGCGATCGCCGGTGCCCGGCACCGGCTCCGCGCGGACCTGGGCCCGGGCGGCGAGGTAGCCGTTCTCGTGGTAGCGGGCCAGGACGTCGCGCTCGGCGCGGGCCAGCCGCTCCGGGCTCGCTTCCTCTCCCACCGCGAGGGCCGCGACCGCGGCCACCTCGGCCAGGTCGAGCCCCGGCTCCCCCTCCCACGAGATCTTCCGGATGAGCGGGCGCGTGGTGAACACGAAGCGCAGGACGATGCCGTCGGGCTTCGGGACCTCGTCCACGCGGATGGCCGAGAACAGGCCGAGTCCCCACAGGCGATCGAGGCTGGCGCGCACTGCGTCGCGGGCCAGCGGCTTGCCGCGCAGCTCGCCGATGGCCGCGCGCACGCGGTCGTCGGGCAACGGCGTGATCGAGGAGGTCTCGACCGCGCTGACCAGGGGAGGCGCGGCGCGCCCGGGAGCCGCGAGCGCGGAGAGGAGCATCAGCGTGGCCAGGGCGGCCCACGCGCGGCCGCCGCTCACGTCACCGGGCTCATCGGAAGCGGAAGCGGAGCACGACGTCGGCGCCGTAGCCGTACTCGCGGTCGTATTCGCCGGAGAGGTACAGCGGGGCCAGGAGCTGGTACTCGATGTGCACCTTCTCGCTGCGGCCGCCCGGCGAGTTTCGCGAGGGCCCGACCGCCGGCGACCGCTGCTGGTCCTCTCCCGGGAAGCCGTGCACTTCGCTGGCGCCGTCCGACGAGGAGCTGGTGCTGATGCGCAGGCCACTCACGCTGGGCTCGACACCCAGCACGTTCTGGGCGAGCATGCGGCCGGCCTCGCCCAGCAGCACGGTGGCGGGCGAGTCGCGCAGGGCGGCGCCGGTCGCGCCGAAGGCGACCAGGGACAGCAGGTCGTTCTGGGAGAGTCGGGGCGTCGAGCTGAACCGCACCTCGATGTTGGACACCGGGCCGGTGACCTGCATGGTCACGTCGTATTCGGCGATGCGCGAGGTGGCGAGCACCTCGAGGTAGGGATCCAGGCGG is a window from the Candidatus Methylomirabilota bacterium genome containing:
- a CDS encoding POTRA domain-containing protein, yielding MSGGRAWAALATLMLLSALAAPGRAAPPLVSAVETSSITPLPDDRVRAAIGELRGKPLARDAVRASLDRLWGLGLFSAIRVDEVPKPDGIVLRFVFTTRPLIRKISWEGEPGLDLAEVAAVAALAVGEEASPERLARAERDVLARYHENGYLAARAQVRAEPVPGTGDRDVTVILNGGEQAKIGEVRLLGETGLPVDQLRKALDLREGKAYRESLVRDRVRAAEERLRHEGYFTGRLTAGKPDWQPGTNRVNLDIQVAAGPRFRVEFEGRQAVSPSALRSRLTFETSGSADEVEQEASALQVEAAYRERGYHWVRVEPSE